The DNA sequence GGTTGTGTGATAATAGGGAGGGAGGTCAGGTAGAGACAGGAGGTGAAGCTCGACAAGCTCAATGGAGGATGAATATTTCTCAAAAATCTTGGGTTTGATAAAGCTAAGGTTGACAGGAGTGAAACACAAGTAAACGTGGAAGTTTCCGTTGGAGAGCCTCTTTGGTAGCTCCAAAAAAGGCGATATGCGGCCATGAGCAAGCCATGGCAACATCAAAGCCTTGATAGGTCCCTGCATATTGTTCTCCTGATCTCAAatctctctcttgtttcttctcttttagcTATCTATCTCTAATGATTATCCATTAGCAGAGGAGAGCGAATGCAGGAGACCCCGTGACGGAGGATTTAAATGATCTTGAGAAGTGaagcaagaggaggaggagaaagctTGACTGAGATTGCGGCCAACTAGTTCAGATTTAGAGAGTGCGGTTTGGCcttcgagaaaatattaggtgggTCAGCCCCTCGATGCCATTATGAGGCCTACTCATTCATTGGATGACACGTGTCGTCCTGGGTTCCTCATATTAGGAAAAAATAGGAACAAATGGAATTAGACTCTGAGGCATGATAATACTCTTTTCAACAAATTATTTACCCCACAACATTGTTAATGGTTACCGGCAAAAATTCTCCAGGATACAATAGAGTCTCAAACGAGAATGTTAGatatcaattcttatctttctCCAAGATCTCTTTAAGAAACAATGGAAAACAATGGCCGTATATCTTTTGGAGAaacgaaaatggaagttgaagcAAGTATATTAAACAGAATCGCTCAATATATAATAGCGCAAAAGAAGACAACTTTTGATGCTATTTCGAACAAAACACAATTTTTTGTGTCTAATAAAACACAACTTTTCAAGTCTCAAAAAGTATAATTCTGAtgcaactcttcatgtccaaaAACCGTTAATTTGGACTCAATTCGTCATATCCGAAACTGTTATGCTCGAAAAGTTGCAACCATTgaacataattaattaattacggttcgaaattaaatttaataaaagtaATTGCAACTCCTACGTGAACAGTCGCATTGTTTTATTAGGACTCAACAGTTTATTTATTTGACCAACAAaacattttatttcttattataatttcaaaaaataaaaaataaattgattgtTGATTAGTGCCAATTATTATCCGTGACAGGACAGGCATTCAAAGTGCTAAGTGCGCCAAAATCACACATCCACACGTGAGTATAGTAAGGTCTTGTCTATTTctccatttgaaaaattataataatattttaattaataaaatatcttgcattcccccctttttttttttttgcgtgggACGAAAAAAAgacactttttattttttgtacaaACAAACATCGACACCTCACTCCCTCTGCCCAGGCTCCTTTAGTGGAGAATGTGTAATTATATTTGCTGTCTGTCCTGTTGTTTCAAGGGGAAACGCCAAGTTGAAGTTGGACTCCAATTTGGCATTTTTGGATTTGCCATCATGGATGACGCAATGTACGTAACCAAGGCCACAACTCAAACTTAAAAGAATATGTTCCACGACTCTCTTTGCTTagcgaaaaattaataatttaaaaaatatttttcaaaaaataattcatttatattatttataataataaataagcaaaaaatatttttattatttatgccAATATTTTGACTCAACTTGTTATCtgtaatgaaaaatatttttcataattaattatttctagcgatataataattatttctaagaaaatcattttcagatcatttattttctacaaaacaaATCCAGCCTAACTTCAATTAGCTATTGAAAGCTCATGAAGAGGAAGGAGGACAAGGAGTGGCCTCGAGCAAGCACGAGAAAACAAAATCCTGTGAATTGCATCCTCAGGTACCAGGACCAATCCGATTTTTATTGTTAGCCAAACCTACGTGTCCTCTTGATGAGGGAGGCCTCAGGACCAGTAGGTCATTGACCGAAGACTTCTATTACgcagaaaaaatggaaaaaaaaaagactattggaattttatgaaaatgggCCATAAGCACAGATAAAGTAATTTCAACATGCTCGCACCCGGGGTATTAATGATTCGATCCAATTTGGTTTTTCAGGAAGTCCAAACTGAATTGTTTGGTTGTACATTAGCTTTAAACCGAACCACAATTCCAACCAAATATAAACCGAACCGAATACGAGAttcaattcggttcgatttttctattttttttctttgccatgAATTCCGAGAACGCCTTTTTTCTGTTCATTTACTAAGCAAATTGGGTTGTTTTTCCGTTCCGTTAACCAAATTGAAACtatcagaattgaaaaagaatgattatttttttgttacttgAATTAAAAAAGTACGAAatttcggttcgattcggttctAACACTCCTGCCACATGTTGATATGCGTAAAAAcataaactagaaaaaaaaaatcaaaacttaaCTTGGAAATTCTAACTAACTTGATAACTATTGCCTTATTTgaataaaatcaatcaaaattctaaaaatatagACATGAGAAAATAAAGCTGAACAATAACTATTTAACTtctgggaaaaaaaataacctTCTGATTAATTCTTTGACAATCGTTCTTCATGCTGCATGCAAAACATCGACCAAGGCATCTACCACTTCATCTAATTCTCTCTCCCCTTTATTCCTAATGCTTGCACTCATTTCTCTGGCCTTCTTCCTCACCCCCTCTCCATCTTTCTCCACCACCACACTTCTGATCGCCTTCGCTATCTCCCCCCTCTCGAGCTCTCCACTCTTGCTCCTCTTGACCTCCAATCCAACCCCAACCTTCTCTACGATCTGGGCGTTCAGCGGCTGATCGAGTTGCATTGGCACCGCGATGATCGGGACCCCCAACTTCATGCTTTCCATGATGGAGCTCCATCCGCAGTGACTCACGAACCCGCTGATGCTTCGATGCTCCAGTATTTTCACTTGCGGCGCCCATCCTTCCCGCACCAATCCTCTATCCCCAACTCTTTCCAGGAACCCCACAGGCAATGCCTCTTCGAGCTCCATGCTCTCTCCTACAGGAAACCTAATGACCCAGATGAAGTTGACGCTACTAAGCTCCAATCCATAAGcaatctcttctctttctctctcggtGAGAAAATATTCTGTGCCACACGATACGAAGACACtggaacatttttcttttctgtcaaGCCACCCAATGATGTTATCATCGCCGTCCTCTTGACTAGGGTCTTGAACGAGTGGCCCAACGGGGACCACCCTTTTGCCCACATGACTGGAGAGGTAGTCCATGTACTTCCCCTCCAGCTCTCGAAATGTCTTCACCAAGATGATTCCGGAAGACTTTCCTACACATTGCAGAGCCCTGTCTCTGTCCTTGATGCCACCCGCCGAGTTCTCATACATCCGGTCGATTTTTCTTCGCTCTTGATCATGAAGGCTAATCGCCTCTAATGGGAACTC is a window from the Rhodamnia argentea isolate NSW1041297 chromosome 8, ASM2092103v1, whole genome shotgun sequence genome containing:
- the LOC115738307 gene encoding UDP-glucosyltransferase 29-like, which produces MSRENKTVHVLMLPWLAHGHISPFLELGKRLSKRNFHIYLCSTPVNLSSIKPKISEKYSSSIELVELHLPSLPDLPPHYHTTKGLPPHLMNTLKVAFDMASPGFSNITKDLSPDLIVYDFLQPWAPEIARLHNIPAVNFWSAGAGIASFFFHAIKNIDGEFPLEAISLHDQERRKIDRMYENSAGGIKDRDRALQCVGKSSGIILVKTFRELEGKYMDYLSSHVGKRVVPVGPLVQDPSQEDGDDNIIGWLDRKEKCSSVFVSCGTEYFLTEREREEIAYGLELSSVNFIWVIRFPVGESMELEEALPVGFLERVGDRGLVREGWAPQVKILEHRSISGFVSHCGWSSIMESMKLGVPIIAVPMQLDQPLNAQIVEKVGVGLEVKRSKSGELERGEIAKAIRSVVVEKDGEGVRKKAREMSASIRNKGERELDEVVDALVDVLHAA